One segment of Mycolicibacterium neworleansense DNA contains the following:
- a CDS encoding oxidoreductase, whose amino-acid sequence MRTITDPWSPLRLTSGATLRNRFMLAPMTTNSSDPQGCVTDDELRYLGRRGDTEFGAAVTSCAYVHEDGRSWEGIGASTDDHLESLRAVAQAIGRGGALTLLQLYDGGRIALPGLVGPSGIRGPSPIPSARPDARTPRELHSGEIDDLITAFGRAAALGVQAGFDGIEIHGANHYLIHQFFSPRANRRDDEWGGDAARRARFPLAVAEAVRSAVGPAVTVGFRVTPFESEAGGYTLDDSALLCDQLAETGVDYVHISMDDFRKNSPQPEDRDWTKSREAVESRNPIAAIAAAVAGRSAVVASGGIRGLDDAAEALGAGADLVAVGRAALIDPEWVDKMKAGQHQSVRTHLPADSHDIETALTIPGQMVKYLLSRPGWIPRIEGDDRT is encoded by the coding sequence ATGCGCACGATCACCGATCCCTGGTCACCACTACGCCTCACGTCCGGGGCAACCCTGCGAAACCGATTCATGCTCGCGCCGATGACCACCAACTCGTCGGACCCGCAGGGGTGCGTGACCGACGACGAGTTGCGGTACCTGGGTCGCCGCGGAGACACCGAGTTCGGCGCCGCCGTGACGTCGTGCGCATATGTCCACGAGGACGGCCGGTCCTGGGAGGGCATCGGGGCTTCGACCGATGATCACCTGGAAAGCCTGCGGGCCGTCGCGCAAGCGATCGGCCGCGGCGGTGCACTGACCCTGCTGCAGCTCTACGACGGCGGGCGCATCGCGTTGCCAGGCCTGGTCGGCCCCAGCGGGATCCGCGGGCCGTCGCCGATTCCGTCCGCGCGTCCCGATGCCCGCACTCCCCGCGAACTACACAGCGGCGAGATCGATGACCTCATAACGGCATTCGGGAGGGCCGCCGCGCTCGGTGTGCAGGCCGGGTTCGACGGCATCGAGATACACGGGGCCAACCACTATCTGATCCACCAGTTCTTCTCGCCGCGAGCCAATCGACGCGACGACGAGTGGGGCGGTGATGCGGCCCGACGGGCACGCTTCCCACTCGCGGTCGCCGAAGCGGTCCGGTCAGCGGTCGGCCCCGCTGTGACAGTCGGATTCCGGGTAACGCCGTTCGAGTCCGAGGCCGGCGGCTACACCCTCGATGACTCGGCGCTGCTCTGCGACCAGCTCGCCGAGACCGGGGTGGACTACGTCCATATCTCCATGGACGACTTCCGCAAGAACTCGCCACAACCAGAAGATCGTGACTGGACCAAGAGTCGCGAAGCCGTCGAATCCCGCAATCCGATCGCCGCGATCGCCGCCGCGGTCGCGGGCCGCAGTGCCGTCGTGGCCAGCGGTGGAATCCGAGGGCTCGACGACGCCGCCGAGGCGCTCGGCGCCGGTGCCGATCTCGTCGCGGTCGGCCGCGCCGCCCTGATCGACCCGGAATGGGTCGACAAGATGAAAGCTGGTCAACACCAGAGTGTCCGGACGCATCTACCGGCCGACAGCCATGACATCGAGACCGCGCTGACGATCCCAGGGCAGATGGTGAAGTACCTGTTGAGCCGACCGGGATGGATCCCGCGTATCGAAGGAGACGACCGAACATGA
- a CDS encoding carbon-nitrogen hydrolase family protein, whose product MTATPLRIAACQITSLSDPAVNLAIMESWVRRAADGGARVVVFPEATMAQFGTPLAAVAQSIDGPWATAVAELADAHSVLIAAGMFTPDGNRVRNTLLLSGLGHHTGYHKIHLYDAFGYRESDTVAPGTEPVTVTVDDVVLGVATCYDVRFPALFQQLAIAGATAILLPASWGAGPGKAEQWDALVRARALDSGSWIVGCDQADPKASDVQVDSTAPTGVGCSLIADPLGRVTATLAAAPGLIFADVDPAAATHARGITGVLTNRTEF is encoded by the coding sequence ATGACCGCCACTCCGCTTCGTATCGCGGCATGCCAGATCACCTCGCTGTCCGACCCCGCCGTCAACCTCGCCATCATGGAGTCTTGGGTGCGGCGCGCCGCCGATGGCGGTGCGCGGGTCGTGGTGTTTCCGGAGGCCACCATGGCGCAGTTCGGCACCCCACTCGCCGCGGTGGCCCAATCCATCGACGGTCCGTGGGCCACCGCTGTCGCCGAGCTCGCCGATGCGCACTCGGTCCTCATCGCGGCCGGCATGTTCACCCCCGACGGCAACCGCGTGCGAAACACCCTGCTGCTCAGCGGGCTCGGACACCACACCGGATACCACAAGATCCACCTGTACGACGCGTTCGGATACCGCGAATCGGATACGGTCGCGCCAGGAACCGAACCGGTGACCGTCACCGTCGACGACGTGGTGCTCGGTGTCGCCACGTGTTACGACGTCCGCTTTCCCGCACTCTTTCAGCAGCTGGCCATCGCAGGCGCCACGGCGATACTGCTGCCCGCGTCATGGGGGGCGGGCCCGGGCAAGGCCGAGCAGTGGGATGCACTGGTGCGCGCCCGCGCCCTCGATTCGGGATCGTGGATCGTCGGCTGCGATCAGGCCGACCCGAAAGCCTCAGACGTGCAGGTGGATTCGACAGCCCCGACCGGCGTCGGTTGCTCGTTGATCGCCGATCCACTGGGCCGAGTGACGGCCACCCTGGCCGCGGCGCCGGGGCTGATCTTCGCCGATGTCGATCCCGCGGCTGCGACACACGCCCGCGGTATCACCGGTGTGCTCACCAACCGAACGGAGTTCTGA
- a CDS encoding ATP-binding protein, whose translation MDNTPPSGPRHLLPADLTSLVGRRAEAAEVRRLLGSSRLVTLIGIGGVGKTRLATQVARKSQRAFADGVALAELAGVTDPGLVPLAVAESLGLAVRHQDVVWALTEYLRARDLLLILDNCEHLLDQCAVLARNLLSACPTLRILVTSREALRVSGEHVFLVPPLAVHRSDGDRDTAPTEAVQLFGERAVAVDPDFRITAENSSDIVELCSRLDGLPLAIELAAVRMRALTPAALLDRLDHRHDLLNVGDRSAAPRHHSLRAALEWSYELCSEPERRLWEHLSVFSGWIMLSAAECICSDDVLPREDIAGHLSALVDKSIVARHVAEGHQGYRLLETVAEYGREQLRCRGEEAAVRGRYRAYYCRLAHEFESHWFGPDQLDLVGRMRNEQVNVRAVLGAVLDDPDGGRAALQMAADLFWYWLGCGQLREGRHWLDRALAADASPSSERAAALWANGYIAIAEGKTVVALQMLRESQSLAESLGDTVSLAHATHFRGVAEHNLGNTTLGTELIREGSVLEEAGGPSLHHVLAQEQVGWLHCRRRDPQQAVEVLGRCLAECDLRDERWLRSWILTFLGLANWMLGELDLAQRQLREALAGKTRFHDSLGTAVVIELSAWLAARQDQPRRAARLLGAAQRAWEPIGNYPGGFELPNWNDEISAELRAALGDNEFELLLTEGRALSVDKAIGEAMGDPEPAPAAPALPDRPLASLSRREAEVAGMVAEGMTNKQIAQALVLSLRTVESHVEHIFAKLGVRSRTQVAVLYAAGQPPR comes from the coding sequence ATGGACAACACGCCGCCTTCGGGGCCGCGCCACCTGCTGCCCGCCGACCTGACGAGCCTCGTCGGGCGCCGGGCCGAGGCGGCCGAGGTGCGCCGGCTGCTGGGGTCCTCGCGGTTGGTCACGTTGATCGGTATCGGTGGCGTCGGAAAAACCCGTCTGGCCACGCAGGTGGCCCGCAAGTCGCAACGGGCCTTCGCCGACGGGGTGGCCTTGGCGGAGCTCGCCGGCGTCACCGATCCCGGGCTGGTCCCGCTTGCGGTCGCGGAGTCTCTGGGGCTCGCGGTGCGACACCAGGATGTCGTATGGGCGCTCACCGAGTATCTGCGGGCGCGCGATCTGCTGCTGATTCTCGATAACTGCGAGCACCTCCTCGACCAGTGCGCGGTGCTCGCGCGAAATTTGCTGTCGGCCTGCCCGACGCTGCGCATCCTGGTCACCAGCCGCGAAGCGCTGCGGGTCAGCGGGGAGCATGTCTTCCTCGTTCCGCCGCTCGCCGTCCACCGCAGCGACGGCGATCGGGACACCGCTCCGACCGAGGCGGTCCAGTTGTTCGGCGAGCGTGCGGTCGCGGTGGACCCGGACTTCCGGATCACCGCCGAGAACTCCTCGGACATCGTGGAACTGTGTTCCCGTCTGGACGGCTTGCCGCTGGCGATCGAACTGGCCGCGGTTCGGATGCGCGCGCTCACGCCGGCGGCGTTGCTCGACCGGCTCGACCATCGTCACGATCTTCTCAACGTCGGCGACCGCTCGGCCGCGCCACGGCACCACTCGTTGCGGGCCGCGCTGGAATGGAGCTACGAGCTGTGCTCCGAACCGGAACGGCGGTTGTGGGAACACCTTTCGGTGTTCTCTGGATGGATCATGCTGAGCGCCGCGGAGTGCATCTGTAGTGACGACGTGCTTCCGCGAGAGGATATCGCCGGGCACTTGTCCGCACTGGTCGACAAGTCGATCGTGGCGCGCCACGTCGCCGAGGGGCACCAAGGCTACCGGTTGCTGGAGACCGTCGCCGAGTACGGCAGGGAGCAACTGCGCTGCCGTGGTGAAGAAGCGGCCGTGCGCGGGAGGTACCGCGCCTACTACTGCCGGCTGGCACACGAATTCGAGAGCCACTGGTTCGGACCCGACCAGCTCGACCTGGTCGGGCGGATGAGAAACGAACAGGTCAATGTCCGCGCCGTCCTCGGCGCGGTGCTCGATGATCCGGATGGCGGACGGGCCGCGTTGCAGATGGCGGCAGACCTGTTCTGGTACTGGCTGGGTTGTGGCCAGCTTCGCGAAGGCAGGCACTGGCTGGACCGAGCGCTGGCAGCCGATGCCTCGCCGAGCTCCGAGCGAGCGGCCGCGCTGTGGGCGAACGGGTATATCGCGATCGCGGAGGGCAAGACCGTGGTTGCGCTGCAGATGCTGCGGGAGAGCCAGTCGCTTGCCGAATCCCTCGGCGACACCGTCAGTCTGGCGCACGCCACGCATTTCAGGGGGGTGGCCGAACACAATCTCGGCAACACCACACTGGGCACCGAGCTGATCCGGGAAGGATCGGTGCTGGAAGAAGCCGGGGGGCCGAGCCTGCACCACGTGCTCGCTCAGGAGCAGGTCGGCTGGCTGCACTGCAGGCGCCGCGACCCGCAACAGGCGGTGGAGGTGCTCGGCCGATGTTTGGCGGAATGCGATCTGCGGGACGAACGCTGGCTGCGGTCATGGATTTTGACGTTCTTGGGCCTGGCGAACTGGATGTTGGGCGAGTTGGATCTCGCGCAACGGCAACTGCGAGAGGCGTTGGCCGGCAAGACCCGTTTCCACGACTCCCTGGGCACCGCCGTGGTCATCGAACTGAGCGCATGGCTGGCCGCCAGACAAGACCAACCGCGACGGGCGGCACGGTTGCTCGGCGCGGCGCAACGTGCCTGGGAACCCATCGGCAACTATCCCGGCGGGTTCGAACTGCCGAACTGGAATGACGAGATCTCAGCAGAGTTGCGGGCCGCGTTGGGCGACAATGAGTTCGAGTTGCTGCTGACCGAAGGTCGCGCGTTGAGCGTCGACAAGGCCATCGGTGAGGCCATGGGCGATCCTGAGCCGGCACCTGCCGCGCCTGCTCTGCCGGACCGGCCTCTGGCGAGTCTGAGCCGCCGGGAGGCCGAGGTGGCGGGCATGGTGGCCGAAGGCATGACCAACAAGCAGATCGCTCAGGCGCTCGTGTTGTCGCTGCGCACCGTCGAGAGTCATGTCGAGCACATCTTCGCCAAACTCGGGGTGCGGTCCAGGACGCAGGTCGCGGTGCTCTACGCGGCCGGTCAGCCGCCGCGCTGA
- a CDS encoding Rieske 2Fe-2S domain-containing protein produces the protein MARIFARCWCFVAHESEIPEPGDYVLRYIGQDQFIVVRDEDGLIHVLFNKCTHRGSTVCRVEKGNSSHFRCPYHSWVFKNTGEWSGAPYRKKAYKKLDAGSWGLAAAPHVDSVHGLVFAALDPDAPTLDEYLGDMRWYLDVLLGLNDSGMTTIGEPHRWRVPANWKSGAENFMADAYHVPSLHRSAEDVGMFPRIETGGAGPQGVSRHVYFEHGHGMIVNNGFLPPPWHTSGYPPEVAETFQLERLTPLQRQFVESHSATTFLIFPNFGLVRVPAAPHPDAPPMVFTHLRQWQPVGPDGIVNWNWTLGWKSAPAGLNEEAYIAGLSMHGPAGILEQDDTVVWGGAPQAGKSVFARKCGMRFNFQLGLDGMSDYAEDTDWQYPGIATTTALGEAPQRAFYRRWLREMTPAAEELTEKGARS, from the coding sequence ATGGCACGCATTTTCGCCCGCTGCTGGTGCTTCGTCGCGCACGAGTCGGAGATCCCCGAACCGGGCGACTATGTGCTCCGCTACATCGGGCAGGACCAATTCATCGTCGTCCGGGACGAAGACGGGTTGATCCACGTCCTGTTCAACAAGTGCACGCACCGCGGTAGCACGGTGTGCCGCGTCGAGAAGGGCAACAGCTCCCATTTCCGATGCCCTTATCACTCATGGGTTTTCAAGAATACGGGCGAATGGAGTGGGGCGCCCTACCGGAAGAAGGCATACAAGAAGCTCGATGCCGGCAGCTGGGGGCTCGCCGCGGCCCCGCACGTGGATTCGGTGCACGGTCTGGTGTTCGCCGCGCTCGATCCCGACGCTCCCACGCTCGACGAGTATCTCGGCGACATGCGTTGGTACCTCGACGTCCTGCTCGGCCTGAACGACTCGGGAATGACGACCATCGGCGAACCGCACCGCTGGCGGGTACCGGCCAACTGGAAGTCGGGCGCGGAGAATTTCATGGCCGACGCCTACCACGTGCCCTCACTACACCGCTCTGCCGAGGACGTCGGCATGTTCCCCCGGATCGAGACCGGAGGCGCCGGCCCGCAGGGCGTGTCCCGGCATGTGTACTTCGAACACGGCCACGGCATGATCGTCAACAACGGCTTCCTTCCCCCGCCGTGGCACACCTCCGGATACCCGCCGGAGGTCGCCGAGACCTTCCAGCTGGAGCGGTTGACGCCCTTGCAGCGCCAGTTCGTCGAAAGCCACTCGGCCACAACGTTTCTCATCTTCCCGAATTTCGGTCTGGTCCGCGTGCCCGCGGCACCGCATCCAGATGCGCCACCCATGGTGTTCACCCACCTACGCCAGTGGCAGCCGGTCGGGCCCGATGGCATCGTCAACTGGAACTGGACCCTCGGCTGGAAGTCCGCACCCGCCGGATTGAACGAGGAGGCCTACATCGCCGGCCTGAGCATGCACGGCCCGGCCGGCATCCTCGAGCAGGACGACACCGTGGTGTGGGGCGGCGCACCGCAAGCCGGCAAATCCGTGTTCGCCCGGAAGTGCGGCATGCGTTTCAATTTTCAGCTCGGTCTCGACGGCATGAGCGACTATGCCGAGGACACGGACTGGCAGTACCCCGGCATCGCCACGACCACCGCGCTCGGCGAGGCACCGCAGCGGGCCTTCTACCGCCGCTGGCTTCGCGAGATGACGCCTGCAGCAGAAGAACTGACCGAGAAGGGAGCGCGCTCATGA
- a CDS encoding aromatic-ring-hydroxylating dioxygenase subunit beta encodes MSIDAPVDLTRDVTADCARFLYLEAERLDHHEFDLWLTGLADDLEYLMPIRVTRGPEARNLEFSPTGFHMKDTLASMKMRVARLYTEHAYAEDPPSRTQRLITNVRVDPLGDDEYNVRSNFLCYRAQGDLADYDILVGERFDVLRETADGWRLARRTVQLAHTTLLTANLGIFL; translated from the coding sequence ATGAGCATCGATGCCCCAGTCGACCTGACCCGCGATGTCACCGCCGACTGTGCCCGGTTTCTGTACCTGGAGGCCGAGCGGCTGGACCACCACGAGTTCGACCTTTGGCTCACCGGCCTCGCCGACGATCTCGAGTACCTGATGCCCATCCGGGTGACCCGAGGGCCGGAGGCTCGCAACCTGGAGTTCTCCCCGACCGGATTCCACATGAAGGACACCCTCGCGTCGATGAAGATGCGGGTGGCGCGGCTGTACACCGAGCACGCGTACGCCGAGGACCCGCCGTCGCGTACTCAGCGTCTCATCACCAATGTGCGAGTCGACCCATTAGGTGACGACGAGTACAACGTGCGCAGCAACTTCCTCTGCTACCGGGCACAGGGCGATCTGGCGGATTACGACATCCTGGTCGGTGAGCGTTTCGATGTGCTGCGCGAAACCGCCGACGGATGGCGCCTGGCCCGGCGCACAGTTCAGCTGGCCCACACCACCTTGTTGACGGCGAACCTGGGGATCTTCTTGTGA
- a CDS encoding dihydrodiol dehydrogenase has translation MRLSNEFADVVLEVVSTGNGERLQISSPRRGTTIRLDPVELEALTWQTTDTFTRMLEGSIGPCRPEIGVEEPDFVTSDDRASL, from the coding sequence ATGCGTCTCAGTAACGAATTCGCCGACGTCGTCCTTGAGGTCGTCAGCACCGGAAACGGAGAGCGCCTGCAGATCTCGTCACCCCGGCGCGGCACCACCATCCGGCTGGACCCGGTCGAGCTGGAGGCGCTGACCTGGCAGACCACCGATACCTTCACCCGGATGCTGGAGGGGTCGATCGGCCCGTGCCGGCCCGAGATCGGCGTCGAAGAGCCAGATTTCGTCACGTCAGACGATCGGGCATCGCTGTGA
- the hcaB gene encoding 3-(cis-5,6-dihydroxycyclohexa-1,3-dien-1-yl)propanoate dehydrogenase, with the protein MTDGWLTGKTVVVTGGGTGIGRAVVDRFVAEGARVSVLERDGDAVTELRAQHNVWATEGDVRRYGDHQRCVAETVREFGGVDVLVTVAGIFDYFASLESLQEDSLDAAFSEMFDVNVKGTLLAVKAALPELRKAHGNVVLTISNAGYLPGGGGPLYTGSKFAVRGLLAQLSFELAPDIRVNAVAPGGTVTALRGLEATATGEQRLTDMPDLPTLIRRTNPLQVASEPADHAWAYVYLACKERTKSVTGCVINSDGGLHSRGLVPLGGELIS; encoded by the coding sequence GTGACCGATGGCTGGCTGACGGGAAAGACAGTGGTGGTCACCGGCGGCGGCACCGGAATCGGCCGTGCGGTCGTCGACCGGTTCGTGGCCGAAGGCGCACGGGTTTCGGTGCTCGAGCGTGACGGCGATGCGGTCACCGAACTCCGTGCGCAACATAACGTGTGGGCCACCGAGGGTGATGTGCGACGGTACGGCGATCACCAGCGATGTGTCGCAGAGACGGTGCGCGAGTTCGGTGGCGTCGATGTGCTCGTCACGGTCGCGGGCATCTTCGACTACTTCGCATCGCTGGAAAGCCTCCAGGAGGACAGCCTCGATGCGGCGTTCAGCGAGATGTTCGACGTGAACGTCAAAGGGACGCTGCTGGCGGTGAAAGCCGCGTTGCCCGAACTCAGGAAGGCGCACGGCAATGTCGTCCTGACCATCTCCAACGCCGGTTATCTGCCGGGCGGCGGCGGCCCGCTCTACACCGGATCGAAGTTCGCCGTGCGTGGCCTGCTGGCGCAGCTGTCCTTCGAACTGGCGCCGGATATCCGGGTGAACGCCGTGGCACCGGGCGGTACCGTCACCGCGCTGCGCGGCCTGGAGGCGACAGCCACCGGAGAACAGCGTCTGACCGACATGCCGGACCTGCCGACGCTGATCCGCCGCACCAACCCACTGCAGGTCGCGTCCGAACCCGCCGACCACGCCTGGGCCTATGTGTACCTCGCCTGCAAGGAACGCACGAAGTCGGTCACCGGCTGCGTGATCAACTCCGACGGCGGCCTGCACAGCCGCGGCCTGGTTCCGCTTGGCGGGGAACTGATCTCCTGA
- a CDS encoding nuclear transport factor 2 family protein: MAHYLVNDPEAVAEVLAQYPRMKEAIVTRDHAALVDLHDAEFLGTELPGHLITAEEHIQTTMNSRDLEMEYFDLQVKTFGDIALCWGKQSLKGTLDGTDPGTSPAVADKVSDGVFWSMLVVWRRTNGRWRLLSYQVTPLSEVPPASGPR, from the coding sequence TTGGCTCACTATCTTGTCAATGACCCCGAAGCCGTTGCCGAGGTGCTCGCCCAGTACCCCAGGATGAAGGAGGCGATCGTCACCCGCGACCACGCGGCACTGGTGGATCTGCACGATGCCGAGTTTCTGGGCACCGAGCTTCCCGGGCACCTGATCACGGCCGAAGAGCACATCCAGACCACGATGAACTCACGCGACCTTGAGATGGAGTACTTCGATCTGCAGGTCAAGACATTCGGCGATATCGCACTCTGCTGGGGCAAACAATCGCTGAAGGGAACACTGGACGGGACCGACCCTGGCACCTCACCGGCCGTCGCCGACAAGGTCAGCGACGGCGTGTTCTGGTCGATGCTGGTTGTCTGGCGACGTACCAACGGCCGTTGGCGCCTGCTGTCCTATCAGGTGACGCCCTTGTCCGAGGTCCCGCCGGCATCGGGCCCGCGCTAG
- a CDS encoding LysR family transcriptional regulator, producing the protein MDIHQLQCFVAVAEEGTFTAAGLRLHLAQSGVSAHIKALEREVGQQLFERHPRAAKLTAAGEALLPHVRAAMDALASGRAAVDGLTGLLHGRVAIGTITSISPRSVDLPQLLASFHRRHPGVDLSLIEDAASMLTQRITDGRLDVAFTSLTDATTRGMQVRELHREAVIAVLPPSSALARHDEVSLGELAEHPLIALPEGSGLRWQLDRALERAAVRARIAFEASDPDVLVALVEQGLGAGLVPESALAQSDRLVGVRVSDLPPGRLGIIWRDRPTVNPAAQAFVEHATTMSARTRRRQPR; encoded by the coding sequence ATGGACATTCACCAGTTGCAGTGCTTCGTCGCGGTGGCCGAGGAGGGCACCTTCACCGCGGCCGGATTGCGGCTGCATCTCGCGCAATCCGGGGTCAGCGCGCACATCAAGGCGCTCGAACGTGAGGTCGGGCAGCAACTGTTCGAGCGACATCCGCGCGCGGCCAAGCTGACCGCCGCCGGTGAGGCCCTCCTACCCCATGTGCGTGCGGCGATGGATGCGCTCGCGTCCGGACGCGCCGCGGTCGACGGCCTCACCGGTCTGTTGCACGGTCGGGTGGCCATCGGGACCATCACGTCGATCTCACCCCGTAGTGTCGACCTGCCACAGCTGTTGGCCTCATTTCATCGCAGGCACCCCGGTGTCGACCTGTCCCTGATCGAGGATGCCGCCTCCATGCTCACGCAGCGCATCACCGACGGACGGCTTGATGTGGCGTTCACGAGCCTCACCGATGCGACGACGCGTGGCATGCAGGTTCGTGAACTGCATCGGGAGGCGGTGATCGCCGTATTGCCGCCGTCGTCTGCGCTCGCCCGTCACGACGAGGTATCGCTCGGCGAGCTGGCCGAGCATCCGTTGATCGCGCTACCGGAGGGTTCGGGGTTGCGGTGGCAACTCGACCGGGCCCTCGAGCGCGCGGCAGTGCGGGCGCGGATAGCCTTCGAGGCCAGTGACCCCGATGTGCTGGTGGCCCTGGTCGAGCAGGGGCTCGGCGCCGGCTTGGTACCGGAATCGGCACTGGCACAAAGCGATCGCCTGGTCGGGGTACGGGTGTCCGATCTGCCGCCCGGCCGGCTCGGGATCATCTGGCGCGATCGTCCGACGGTGAACCCCGCCGCGCAGGCGTTCGTCGAACATGCGACGACCATGTCGGCTCGTACTCGGCGCCGACAGCCTAGGTGA
- a CDS encoding non-oxidative hydroxyarylic acid decarboxylases subunit B, which yields MPESPMRIIVAISGASGAPFAVRLLETLREMPDVETHLVMSTWGKSNIEVETDRTVSEVVALADVTYKLGEQGAAISSGSFRTAGMIIVPCSMRTLSAIRYGMADNLICRAADVVLKEGRQLVLVPRETPLNTIHLENMLALSRMGARIVPPMPAFYNHPQSIADIVDHVVVRILDQFGLDAPQAKRWRGLGAARRDRPARADYDLT from the coding sequence ATGCCCGAATCGCCGATGCGCATCATCGTTGCGATCAGCGGCGCCAGCGGCGCACCGTTCGCGGTGCGCCTACTGGAGACGCTACGCGAGATGCCGGATGTGGAAACCCATTTGGTGATGAGCACCTGGGGTAAATCGAACATCGAGGTGGAGACCGACCGCACGGTGTCCGAAGTCGTCGCCTTGGCCGACGTGACGTACAAGCTCGGTGAGCAGGGTGCGGCGATCTCGTCCGGTTCGTTCCGCACCGCCGGGATGATCATCGTGCCGTGCAGCATGAGGACGCTGTCCGCCATCCGCTATGGGATGGCGGACAATCTCATCTGCCGGGCCGCCGATGTGGTGCTCAAGGAAGGGCGGCAGCTGGTGCTGGTGCCGCGGGAAACCCCGCTCAACACCATCCATCTGGAGAACATGCTGGCGTTGAGCAGGATGGGCGCGCGGATCGTGCCGCCGATGCCGGCCTTCTACAACCATCCGCAATCGATCGCCGACATCGTCGATCATGTCGTGGTGCGGATTCTCGATCAGTTCGGGCTGGACGCCCCGCAAGCGAAAAGGTGGCGCGGACTGGGTGCGGCCCGGCGGGATCGGCCGGCCCGGGCCGACTACGACCTCACCTAG
- a CDS encoding UbiD family decarboxylase produces the protein MRHYIDTLTEKLGADEVQTIKGANWDLEIGCITELSAEKEGPALLFDDIPGYPTGYRVFTNFMGTVSRCAVALGLPADTPAMDIIRAWKDLGKRIEPIPPVEVSDGAVLENVLEGDDVDLEMFPTPRWHDGDGGRYIGTACMVITRDPDTGWVNVGTYRGCVQGKDRLSLWMLGNRHALAIAKKYWDRGTACPIAVVVGCDPILTTAAAIAAPSGVCEYDVAGGLRGVGVEVISAPGTGLPIPANAEIVFEGEMPPVEEESVHEGPFGEWTGYFTHAGDETVVRVQRILHRDSPIILGAPPMIPTVPAGDQAVPLYSASVTWDHLEASGVQNIKGVWAYARQLMMVISIEQTGAGDAMHALLAAAGRKRTGGVDRYFVVVDEDIDITDINHVLWALFTRVDPAESIHVLRTPTTAIDPRLSPAKREAGDMSMGIVLIDACKPFAWKDSYPRANRFDEPYRAEIRDRWKATLPL, from the coding sequence CTGCGGCATTACATCGACACGCTGACCGAGAAGCTCGGTGCCGATGAGGTGCAGACGATCAAGGGTGCCAACTGGGATCTCGAAATCGGTTGCATCACCGAGCTGTCGGCCGAGAAAGAGGGCCCGGCACTGCTTTTCGACGACATCCCCGGATACCCGACGGGATATCGCGTTTTCACCAACTTCATGGGGACTGTGTCGCGCTGTGCGGTCGCCCTGGGCCTGCCCGCCGATACCCCGGCGATGGACATCATCCGCGCTTGGAAGGACCTCGGCAAGCGCATCGAACCCATTCCGCCCGTCGAGGTTTCCGATGGTGCGGTCCTGGAGAACGTGCTCGAGGGCGATGACGTCGACCTGGAGATGTTCCCGACGCCGCGGTGGCACGACGGAGACGGCGGCCGCTACATCGGAACCGCGTGCATGGTCATCACGCGTGATCCGGATACCGGTTGGGTCAACGTCGGCACCTACCGGGGATGCGTGCAGGGCAAGGACCGGCTGTCGCTGTGGATGCTCGGGAACCGGCACGCGCTCGCGATCGCCAAGAAGTACTGGGATCGGGGCACGGCCTGCCCGATCGCGGTGGTCGTCGGTTGCGATCCGATTCTGACCACCGCCGCCGCCATCGCCGCCCCATCGGGGGTGTGCGAGTACGACGTCGCGGGTGGCCTACGCGGCGTCGGCGTCGAGGTCATCTCCGCGCCCGGCACCGGCCTGCCGATTCCGGCCAACGCCGAGATCGTCTTCGAGGGCGAGATGCCGCCGGTGGAAGAGGAGTCGGTGCACGAGGGTCCGTTCGGGGAGTGGACCGGCTACTTCACCCACGCCGGCGACGAGACCGTCGTGCGCGTGCAGCGCATCCTGCACCGGGATTCGCCGATCATCCTCGGCGCACCGCCGATGATCCCTACCGTGCCCGCAGGCGATCAGGCGGTGCCGCTGTACTCGGCCTCGGTCACCTGGGATCATCTGGAGGCCTCCGGTGTGCAGAACATCAAGGGCGTCTGGGCCTACGCGCGTCAGCTCATGATGGTGATCTCGATCGAGCAGACGGGCGCGGGCGATGCCATGCATGCGCTGCTCGCTGCGGCGGGCCGCAAGCGCACCGGAGGTGTGGATCGCTATTTCGTGGTCGTGGATGAGGACATCGACATCACCGACATCAACCACGTGCTGTGGGCGCTGTTCACCCGCGTCGATCCGGCCGAATCGATCCACGTGTTGCGGACGCCCACGACCGCGATCGACCCGCGATTGTCGCCCGCCAAGCGGGAAGCCGGCGACATGTCGATGGGAATCGTGCTGATCGACGCGTGTAAGCCGTTCGCGTGGAAGGACTCCTACCCGCGGGCGAACCGGTTCGACGAGCCGTACCGGGCCGAGATCCGCGATCGGTGGAAGGCGACACTGCCGCTCTGA